The DNA segment TCCGGCAACAAGCCGCCCGTCGTGGAAGCGGAGAAGTCCGGCGACAAGGAGTTCAGGATCAAGTCCGCCACCGATCCGGAGAACGATCCGGTGACCATCACCTGGTATGCCACCACCGGAGCGACGGAAATCAGCCTCGGCACCGGCAACACCGCCAAACTGACCGCCGAAGGCGCGACCGAAGTCCGCGCCGTGGCCACCGACGGCAAGGGCAACACCACTGTCGCCCGCATCCCTCTGGTCGAAAAGGTGAAGGAGGAGCATCTGTCCCTCAAGATCGAAGGCCAGCCGAAGTCCCTCGCCTTCGGTCAGGAACTCGCCATCAAGATCGACAACAAGAACATCCCGAATCCGGCCGATGTCATCATCCGCGCCCGCTACATCCCGGCAACCGGCCATGATTCCGGCGGACCGTCCGTCAGCTCGGAAGTGGAGAAACTGCTCACCGCCCGCCTCTGCTTCGCCTGCCACCAGATCAACGTCCCATCCGTCGGCCCGAACTACGTGAACGTCTCCCTCAAATACCGGGACAAGGCGGACGCGGTGGACTACCTGAAGGGCAAGCTGAAGACCGGCAGCACCGGCGTCTGGGGTGAAGTCCCGATGCCCCCGCAGATTGCCGTGACCGACGCCGAAGCCGACCAACTGGTGAAGGCCATCCTCGGACTTTCCGAAGGTTTCAGCGAAGCCAAGGGCATCGACACCAAGCTCAAGCTCTCACCGGCACCGGCCGACGCCGCACCCGGCGGAGCATGGGAAATCACCGCCGAAGCTCCGGGCTACCTTCCGTTCAAGCAACGGATCGCCGCAGGGAAGTAACCGGCAGGGACGGTTTTCCAAACCGTCCGGCGGTGAAGATCCGCCACCACGTTAAGATTCCATCTCATCCCAAGATCCCCCGTTGGATCTTGGGACGTCTGTCAGGGCATCGGCATCAGCCTCCGAGCCTCCCTCACAGCAGCAACGAGTACACCTCGCTGTCGTGCCAACCGTCGTAGATGCGCTCCGCTCTCCGCAGTGTTCCTTCATACTGGAACCCAAGCCGTCGCGGAATCGCCCGGCTGCGCGCGTTCTCCGGCGCACAGCGGATCTCAATCTTCTGCAGTGAGTAATGCTCCCTGCCAATGCTGATCAGATCCTCCACCACCCGGGTCATGATCCCCTTTCCGTTGAACTCCTCCCCCAGCCAATAGCCGATGGACCCGATCCGGTTCGTGCGGTCGATCGTGTTGAAGCCGGCCACGCCCGCCGCTTTGCCGTCATAAAAGATCGTCGCTGTCAGGCTGTCGCCATTCGCGAAGCCATAGAGCTGCCGCTCCAGGAACGCCCGCGTGTCATCCACCCCGGTGGTCATGTCCAGCCATGGCAGCCACTGGCGGAGAAAGTCGCGGTTCCGTTCCGTCAGCGCGAAAAGTTCCTCCGCATGGGCCTGCACGGAAAGGCTGAGGCGGATCCGGTCGGTGAGCTGGCGGGAGAACATAACCCGCATCTAACAGAACTTAATTCCGGGTTCCAGCAGGTTCTGGATGAGGAAAAGTGGCTGGGGCATCCTGCCCCAATGGAGCGCAGCGACATGGCGGGCCTGATTGATTCCTGATCCACCCCGCAAACCGTTGCCGGGGCTTCCAGCCCCGTCTTCCCAGAAGGAGATTCTCTCCGTCATCCGTCTTCCGGAGTGAGCATTTCACGCAGTGAATCATAGACGGAGCGAAGGAAATCGCTGCCGTCCTGATCCTCATCGAACCCGTACTCCTCATGCTCGAATTCGTAGATTCCCTCCAGAGGGATTCCGAATTCGTGCAACAAGATGCCGGAGTAGTCACCACATTCCCAATCGATGAAAGGGAAGAAGCGCTCCGCGAGTCCCGGATGGGTATCGCGGAACCATGATCTGCACGCCTCGAAGGTATCCGCCAACCCCGCGATCGGCACCACGAACCATATGACCCGTCCTTCGTCCGAGGTGATCCCGAAGCCATCCATCTGTTCGTAAAAACCGCGGATCTCGTCCTTCAGCGCGGCCCCGAACAATTCCTCCAACAAAGCCAAATCAGCCGCTCCGGCAGGTGGTCCCGTAATCAACCGCCAATCATCATCCGGGTGCGCCCAAGCGTGGTGCGATTCGACGATCTTTCTCCAATTCGGCATCTGAGGGGATAGTTGGATCTATCGAGGATACTGAAGTGGTTTGGGTTGATTGTGCGACCACAAACGCTTTCTCCCAGCGGCCCTCACATTATCCCGAATTTCTCCTCCAGCACCTTCTGCCGGTAGCCGAACACCCTCTCCAACTTCTTCCCGACGAAAAGCCACCGCGCGATTTCCCCGATGATGCCCAGCGGCATGACGTAGTGGACCAGGTCCGTCATCAGCACGCCTCCGTCGATGTCCTCGAAGGTGTGGCGGTGGTGCCACAGGCGGTAGGGTCCGAAGCGCTGCTCGTCCACGAAGGCGATGCCTTCCTCCACGCACTTGATCTCCGTCACCCAGGTCATCGTGATGAATGGGACCACCTTCGCTTTGTAGGTGATGATCTGGCCGTCGTACATTTTCTCCGACGAAAGGTAGGTCACCTCGAACCCCGCGTCCGGCGGCGTGATGTGGTCGAGATTCCGCGGGGTGGAGAAAAATCCCCAAGCCTCCGCCCGGGAAATGGGCAGGCGCTGTTCCTGCCGGAGGACGTGGACTTTCATGGATTCGAGAAAAAGTAGCGTGCGCTCTCCAGGATGCCGACGGCCAGTTCGCCGCCGTCCAGGCCGTTGGTGTCCACCCTCAGGTGGGAGGTTTGCTCATACCACGGCTGGCGCTTCTCCATGAGCGCTTCGATCTTCGCCACCGGATTCTCCGTCTGGAGCAGCGGGCGTTCCCGGTTCCGGGATGTCCTTTCATAGACCACGGCGACGGGCGCGTGGAGCCACACCACATACCCCATGTTGTGGAGCAATCTGCGGTTCTCCTCCCGGCCGACCACGCCGCCGCCGGTGGAAATGATCCGCCTCACCCCGGACTGGCATCCATGCAGTTCCTTCAGCAGCGCCGTTTCCAGGTCGCGGAAGTATTCTTCGCCGTTTTCCTCGAAAATCCGGCTGATCGGGCGGCCCTCCCGTTGCTCGATGACCGTGTCCATGTCCACGAGTTCGTAGCCCAGGCGCGCATGCAGCTCCCGGCCCACCGTTGATTTTCCGCTCCCCATGAACCCGATCAGAATCAGGTTCTTTGGCAGAGGTTCCTGCAAGTTCATGCCGGGATGGTAGCGGGTTCCCCCTCCGGTTCAAAGTTCGATGTTGGCCGCCCGGCCTTCCGTGTTCACACTTCCGCCGTGCCAGAGACCAAAGTCATTTACGCCGACGACGAGGAAATGAAGGATGCCGTGCGCGAGGCGGCCGCCCTGCTGCGTGCCGGGGAAACCGTCGGCCTGCCCACGGAGACCGTCTATGGCCTGGCCGCGGATGCTTTCAACCCGGACGCCGTGGCGAAGGTTTTCTCCGCGAAGGAGCGCCCGTCGTTTGATCCGCTCATCGTCCACATCGCCTCCCGTGGCGACCTGAAGCGGGTGGCCGTTGTCCCGGATGACATCCTGGAAACGGTCAACAAGCTCACCTCCGCCTTCTGGCCGGGACCGCTCACTCTGATCCTGCCGAAGCATGCGGACGTGCCGGATCTGGTCACCAGCGGCCTGCCCACCGTGGCCGTCCGCCAGAGCGCGCACCCCATTTTCCGTGCGGTGAACAAGGAACTGGGCAACCCCATCGCCGCGCCCAGCGCCAACCGCTTCGGCAGCATCTCCCCCACCTCCGCCTCCGCGGTGGTCAAGGAACTGGGCGGAAAGATCCCCCTCGTCGTCGATGGCGGCGCGTGCAGCGAAGGGGTGGAAAGCACCATCATCTCCATCGAGCCCCGCGAAGGGAAGAAGCCCGTCTTCCGCCTCCACCGCGCCGGCCCGATCACCAAGGAACAGCTCCAGGACTTCGGCAAGGTGGAGAAAGTCAAAAGCATCTCCGAAAGCGCGCCGCAGGCTCCCGGACAACTGGCCAGCCACTATGCGCCGCGCACCCCCCTCATCCTGCTGGAGGACATTTCCTCATTCCAACCCGAGGAGGGGAAGAAATACGGTCTCATCGCCTACCGGGGAGAGGATGACAGCGACTACGTGAACCTCCACGACTGGGAACAGGTGGAGAGCCTCAGCCCCGGCAGCGGGAAGCTCGCGGAGGCCGCCATCCGGCTGTTCTTCGTCATGCGCCTGATGGACGAGGCGGGCTTGGACTACATCATCGCGGAGCCTGTCAGCGAAACCGGGCTGGGCGTGGCGATCATGGACCGCCTCCGCCGGGCCGCGGCGAAATGATCATTTCCCGTCGAGCGCCCACTTGCTGGCCTGGGAAAGCTTCTCGATCGGGTATTCGATCGTCTTTCCGTTCTCCAGCTTGAGCACCACCACGTCCGCCTTTTTCTCCACCAGCGCGGCGCGGATGACTTTGCCATCCGTGTTCGACCAGTCGGTGAACTCCGACTTTGCGGCGACAGGTTCGGCGGGAGTGGCAGGCGGTGTGGATTCCTTTTTCGCCGCCAGGGCGACGGTCACCGCTTCATCCAGCTTCTTCGCCCAGCGCTTGTCGCCCGACATGTTCGAGTAGTCCGTGCCGGTGATGAACTCCAGCTTGTCCGGCTCCACCACCGTCACGCGGGGCGAGAAATTCCCGATCTTGCTGGTCTTGATGATGGCCGGGCTGAGGGCGGAGACGTCCACCTTCTCCGGATCCGCGTCATCCTCCACCACCAGCACGTAGTCCCGCTTCAACTCGGAATAAGCCTCGGCGGTGCCCCACTGGGTCTTCGGGCAACTGGATTTGGAGTCCGTCTCGATGTAGATCAGCGCCTTTCCCTGGGCTTTGGCCGCCTCGCGGGCCGCATCGAACTGGGATGACTTGAACGCCCCCCTCGGAATCTCCTCACCGGATGAGATGACAGGAAGCGCCAGCAACAGACAGAGGGGGAGTTTCTTCATGCCTCACCATGTAAAGATGAATGACATATCTGTCAATTCCGCGGGAATCACATGACCACCCGGAGACACTCAGCCTTTTCTCCGCCACTTCCGGCGCATGCTCTCAGGCGCCAGATCCGGCTTGTAGTCGCGCAGGAATTTTTCCTCCGCCTCCAGGGTGCCGATGAGGAGGAGGATGCCATTGTGAGGGAGGATGATGAAAGGGTCCGGATTGACCACCCGCTTCCCTTCATGCTCCACGGCGATCACCGTGCAGCCCGTCTGGGTCCGGATGGCGCAGTCCGCCAGCCTCCTGCCCGCCAGGACCGCTGGTACGGGGGTAGGGAAAATGAGCACACCTTCCGCGAGCAGCAGGTTGTCGTCTTCCCTTACCAGATTGAAGATGGTGTTCGCCCCCATCGTCGCCGATGACAGCACCAGATCCGCCCCCGCGCGGTGCAGGGTCCGCACGTTGCGCTCCAGCGTGCAGCGCGAGATGATCTGGAAACTTTCCCGCAACCGGCGGAAAAAGATGGTCAGGGAAATATTGAGATCATCGTCGTGGGTGGTGATGATCACGGTTTTCGCCTCCCGGGCGTGCGCCACCTTGAGCGTTTCCATCTGGGTCGCGTCTCCGATGACGGCATCAGGAAATGCCTCCACCCGTTCCGATATCTTCTCGATGATGACGGACTTCACGCCCGCCTCCTGCAACACCTTGCTGGTGATGCGCCCCACGCGCCCTCCACCCACGATCAGCACCAGCGAGTGCTGGGGATTCGGCAGACGGAAAACGGCATTGTAGGCTTCGATCTGGTCCTCAGTCCCCGCAAGGACGAGCACCATGTCCTCCTCTATCACGGTTTCCGGATCCACCGTCCGCAGCTTTCCGTGGTCCCATATTCCGACCACGCTCAGCCCTGAATCACCGCGGATCCCGCTTGAGGCCACCGTGCCCCCGATCAACCTGGTTCCTGAAACGCTGGCCTCCGCAATGACGAGACCACCTGCCTGGCCGATGACATGCGCGGCGGCATCGTTCCCGATCACCCGCCTGGCGAGGGCCTTCGCCATCACTTGTTCCAGCCGCATCACTTCCGTGGCACCGGCGAGTTCCAGCATGTCCCGCGATGCCTCGGTGGTCGCGGAAGCCACGATCGGCACATCCTCCGACTCCTCCCGCGCGCTGAAGGTGATGTTCGTATTGAGAACGTCGGAGCGGGTGGCGACCAGGACGGCGGCTTTCTTCAACCGCATCCGCCGGTAGGTTTCCGGATCATCCAGCTCCCCCACCGCCACCTTCACTCCCTGTTCGTAAAATTCCAGTGCCTCCGTGATATGCGGGGTCAGCACCACATAGGAGTGGCCGTATTTCTCCAGCATGGGTATCAGCGCGGCAGTGATGGGATCATGGCAGGTGAAGATGACATGGCCGTGGGTGGATTCCGGCAGCTCCTTCGGCGCCCGTGCCGCCGCCTGTGCCTTCATCCATGGCTCGTAGAAGAACTCGATGAACGTGAACGGAAGGATCACCAGCAGGAACATCACGCCGGACACCAGCACGACGATGGAAAACACCATGCCCAGATCACTCTTGAAGGTGATGTCACCGAAGCCGAGCGTGGACATGACCGTGAGCGTCCAGTAGAGGCCCGTGACCCACGAATACTGGCTTCCCTCCCTCTCCATGATGATGTGGAAAAGCACGCTGTAGATCGTGATCAGGATGAAAAGGAGAGCCAGCAAGCGCCCCAGTGTCTTGAGGTTGGAGCGGCTGCTCCGGTTGCCCAGGAATGCGGCGATGACGGCGGCGAAGGATTTCATGAGTCTGATGGGCAGGATATAATGGGACGGAAGTGGTTCCAAGCGCATCCGGTGACGATTCCCATCCCATTCCACCGGGCACGTGCTAGGCTCCGCCGTGCGGCTTTTCCTTACCACCCTCATCCTTTGCCTGCTCGCCGCATGCGGAAAGCGTGAGCCTGCCCCTCAGGTGGAGGTCCTGCCACAGGGACCGGCCGCGTTCTGGGTCTGGCACCGCTCATCCTCCCTGACGGCCGCGGAGCTTTCGTCGCTGAAAGCCGCCGGCACGCGGGAGCTGTTCTGGCAGGCGGTGGAGACGGGGTGGAAGGACAACCGTTGGCAGTCCTCCCGCATCGCAGCCCCCACGGCGGTCCTCCCGGACATCACCATCATTCCGGTGTTCCGCATCAAGCCGGACGCGGCATTTCTGGGAGATCCCGAGGCGGCGACCGCCTTCGCCCGCATGGTCCGCCTGTGGGCGGGAGACACTCCACTCCCGGAGATCCAGCTCGATTTCGACTGCCCGGACCGCTTGCTGGCTGCTTATGGCGGCTTTCTCCAATCAGTGGCCGGCGGGCTTCCCGGAACCCGCATTTCCATCACCGCGCTGGCTTCCTGGCCGCGGAGTCCGCAGTTCGCCAAGCTGGCGAAGTCCGTCCACCGGATGGCGCCGATGTTCTATGACCTGCATCCGGACAGGCCGGAGGACGTCATGAAAGGAACCTTCCGCCTGATCGCGGACCGGGAAGATATCGCACTGGTCAAGCTATGGCGGAACTGTCGGGTGCCGTGGCAGGCGGGGTTGCCGAATTTCGAACGGGTCACGGTTTTCCGGCCGGATGGCAAACTGGTCGGTCACCTGCGCGGGTGGGATCATGACGCGGTGTTTTTCAATCCGGCGCTGAAGGCGGAATCACTTGGAGGCGGGGTCACCCGCTTGGTCGTCACGGCGAACACCACCATTTCCGGAAACCCCGTCGCCGCCGGTTCCATCCTCTGCCACCGCGCACCGGATCCGGATTCGGTGGCGGCGCTAAGAGAAGCCGCACGGACCAACGGCGCGGCCGGCATGCTCTACTTCACATTACCCGGCCCGGGCATCCAGGCCACCCATCCCGCACCTCACTTCGCGGAAGCCGCAGCGGCGCTTCCGGAGTTGTCGGTCCTTCCCGACGGAAGCATCCGGCTGACGAACGCCGGTACGGATGGCATCCCGCCGAGACCCTGTGATCCGGAGAACCCGGCGTCCCCCGGTTGGCATGTCGTGATCGAGTCACCTTCCGTCGGTGCATTCCGCTCCGGATCGACGGGGGATTTCCCCAAGATTTCCGTCCCCGGGGACGTTCCACCTGAGATGTCCACACGCCTGCACCTCCATTTCTCCAAGCTGCCACCCGGCGGCTCGCTCACCTCCGGTCCACTGGTGAAAGCCTCCGGCGAAGTAATCTGGAGCCTGAAACCCCACGTCTCCGGACGGCGTGTGAAATTTCCGTGAAGAACCACCAATCTGCTGGATTTGGTGAAACAAACCCGTAGCTCCATGATCATGCGGCGCGTCGCTCCGGCCAGTCTTCTGGTCCTTCTCTCATGTGGTCCGTTTTTCTATCAGGCGCCCCCTGATATCGGACAGTATCCCCAACGTCTCGCCGTAAAACGGTGGAGCCAGTTGTTCGACGAAACCTCACCCGCCAACCCCGCGCTCCCCACCGCGCAGGAGCTGGACGCCACCTGCCGGGCACTGCCGGCAACTC comes from the Luteolibacter sp. SL250 genome and includes:
- a CDS encoding GNAT family N-acetyltransferase, whose translation is MFSRQLTDRIRLSLSVQAHAEELFALTERNRDFLRQWLPWLDMTTGVDDTRAFLERQLYGFANGDSLTATIFYDGKAAGVAGFNTIDRTNRIGSIGYWLGEEFNGKGIMTRVVEDLISIGREHYSLQKIEIRCAPENARSRAIPRRLGFQYEGTLRRAERIYDGWHDSEVYSLLL
- a CDS encoding SMI1/KNR4 family protein → MPNWRKIVESHHAWAHPDDDWRLITGPPAGAADLALLEELFGAALKDEIRGFYEQMDGFGITSDEGRVIWFVVPIAGLADTFEACRSWFRDTHPGLAERFFPFIDWECGDYSGILLHEFGIPLEGIYEFEHEEYGFDEDQDGSDFLRSVYDSLREMLTPEDG
- a CDS encoding SRPBCC family protein; this translates as MKVHVLRQEQRLPISRAEAWGFFSTPRNLDHITPPDAGFEVTYLSSEKMYDGQIITYKAKVVPFITMTWVTEIKCVEEGIAFVDEQRFGPYRLWHHRHTFEDIDGGVLMTDLVHYVMPLGIIGEIARWLFVGKKLERVFGYRQKVLEEKFGIM
- a CDS encoding shikimate kinase, with the translated sequence MNLQEPLPKNLILIGFMGSGKSTVGRELHARLGYELVDMDTVIEQREGRPISRIFEENGEEYFRDLETALLKELHGCQSGVRRIISTGGGVVGREENRRLLHNMGYVVWLHAPVAVVYERTSRNRERPLLQTENPVAKIEALMEKRQPWYEQTSHLRVDTNGLDGGELAVGILESARYFFSNP
- a CDS encoding L-threonylcarbamoyladenylate synthase gives rise to the protein MPETKVIYADDEEMKDAVREAAALLRAGETVGLPTETVYGLAADAFNPDAVAKVFSAKERPSFDPLIVHIASRGDLKRVAVVPDDILETVNKLTSAFWPGPLTLILPKHADVPDLVTSGLPTVAVRQSAHPIFRAVNKELGNPIAAPSANRFGSISPTSASAVVKELGGKIPLVVDGGACSEGVESTIISIEPREGKKPVFRLHRAGPITKEQLQDFGKVEKVKSISESAPQAPGQLASHYAPRTPLILLEDISSFQPEEGKKYGLIAYRGEDDSDYVNLHDWEQVESLSPGSGKLAEAAIRLFFVMRLMDEAGLDYIIAEPVSETGLGVAIMDRLRRAAAK
- a CDS encoding NAD-binding protein, coding for MKSFAAVIAAFLGNRSSRSNLKTLGRLLALLFILITIYSVLFHIIMEREGSQYSWVTGLYWTLTVMSTLGFGDITFKSDLGMVFSIVVLVSGVMFLLVILPFTFIEFFYEPWMKAQAAARAPKELPESTHGHVIFTCHDPITAALIPMLEKYGHSYVVLTPHITEALEFYEQGVKVAVGELDDPETYRRMRLKKAAVLVATRSDVLNTNITFSAREESEDVPIVASATTEASRDMLELAGATEVMRLEQVMAKALARRVIGNDAAAHVIGQAGGLVIAEASVSGTRLIGGTVASSGIRGDSGLSVVGIWDHGKLRTVDPETVIEEDMVLVLAGTEDQIEAYNAVFRLPNPQHSLVLIVGGGRVGRITSKVLQEAGVKSVIIEKISERVEAFPDAVIGDATQMETLKVAHAREAKTVIITTHDDDLNISLTIFFRRLRESFQIISRCTLERNVRTLHRAGADLVLSSATMGANTIFNLVREDDNLLLAEGVLIFPTPVPAVLAGRRLADCAIRTQTGCTVIAVEHEGKRVVNPDPFIILPHNGILLLIGTLEAEEKFLRDYKPDLAPESMRRKWRRKG
- a CDS encoding DUF3142 domain-containing protein codes for the protein MRLFLTTLILCLLAACGKREPAPQVEVLPQGPAAFWVWHRSSSLTAAELSSLKAAGTRELFWQAVETGWKDNRWQSSRIAAPTAVLPDITIIPVFRIKPDAAFLGDPEAATAFARMVRLWAGDTPLPEIQLDFDCPDRLLAAYGGFLQSVAGGLPGTRISITALASWPRSPQFAKLAKSVHRMAPMFYDLHPDRPEDVMKGTFRLIADREDIALVKLWRNCRVPWQAGLPNFERVTVFRPDGKLVGHLRGWDHDAVFFNPALKAESLGGGVTRLVVTANTTISGNPVAAGSILCHRAPDPDSVAALREAARTNGAAGMLYFTLPGPGIQATHPAPHFAEAAAALPELSVLPDGSIRLTNAGTDGIPPRPCDPENPASPGWHVVIESPSVGAFRSGSTGDFPKISVPGDVPPEMSTRLHLHFSKLPPGGSLTSGPLVKASGEVIWSLKPHVSGRRVKFP